Proteins from one Candidatus Hydrogenedentota bacterium genomic window:
- a CDS encoding phosphoadenylyl-sulfate reductase — MGSSTVLEETREALLARLNAMPPEELFQWALETHGDRAAIITSFQDTGCAMIDIMAKAAPGMRIVTVDTLRLHPETYAHMDAMEARYGAIERFTPDPARLKKMIAQHGEYLFFDSKPKQEYCCTIRKTEPNQRALETVDVWFTGLRRDHSEFRVDTPKAQFVDRGGREILKIAPLADWSQAQVDAYLEENDVPKNALYDQGYTSIGCIICSTPTLPHEDKRAGRWRWFNALGDGENKECGIHIGGSGI; from the coding sequence ATGGGTAGTTCGACGGTCCTGGAAGAAACGCGGGAAGCGCTGCTGGCGCGGCTGAACGCGATGCCGCCCGAGGAATTGTTCCAGTGGGCGCTGGAGACGCACGGGGATCGCGCGGCGATCATCACCAGTTTCCAGGACACGGGCTGCGCCATGATCGATATCATGGCGAAGGCCGCGCCGGGCATGCGGATCGTTACCGTGGATACGCTGCGGCTGCACCCGGAGACCTACGCGCACATGGACGCGATGGAAGCGCGCTACGGAGCGATCGAGCGGTTCACGCCGGATCCCGCGCGCCTGAAGAAGATGATCGCGCAGCACGGCGAATACCTGTTTTTCGACAGCAAGCCGAAGCAGGAGTACTGCTGCACCATCCGCAAGACCGAGCCGAACCAGCGCGCGCTGGAGACGGTGGATGTGTGGTTTACTGGCCTGCGGCGGGATCATTCGGAGTTCCGCGTGGACACGCCAAAGGCCCAGTTCGTGGACCGGGGCGGGCGCGAGATCCTGAAGATCGCGCCCCTCGCCGACTGGAGCCAGGCGCAGGTGGACGCGTATCTTGAAGAGAACGACGTGCCGAAGAACGCGCTGTACGACCAGGGCTACACGAGTATCGGCTGCATTATCTGCTCGACCCCCACCCTGCCGCACGAGGATAAACGCGCGGGCCGCTGGCGCTGGTTCAACGCGCTCGGGGATGGCGAGAACAAGGAATGCGGGATCCACATCGGCGGTAGCGGGATCTAG
- a CDS encoding NADPH-dependent assimilatory sulfite reductase hemoprotein subunit encodes MANLIESQGDLEQLSGTETFKARSGGLYGPIAEDLASPADHFSEESVQILKHHGSYQQDNRDTRKARQKEGLDKEYYMMLRTKFPGGDLTAEQFLFCLDMAAKYGQDDFRVTSRQDFQFHGVIKKNFRPLIADLNKLAKITTVGGCGDVVRNTMANPVADIDLRYKDCGADLIKMAHDIATATLPKSKAYYDLWLNDEKATVMPDGTVQFVENLREEVPDELYGKQYLPRKFKIGVGVDFDNSSDLYTQDVGIMGVTENGRIAGYEILAGGGLGYSHTKANTYARAGSHVAFVSQDEVLDIVLAIVKVQRDYGDRTDRKQARLKYTIDRMGVDAFIEKIYEYAGKTFAPARNVKPWDQPDYLGWHKQIQPGLNYVGVWVENGRVKDFPGSFQFKSGLRAVVERFKTAVRVTAHHNLVLANIPDADVDAVQAMLDEYMLPTDQGISTVRRLEMACPALPLCGLALSEAERYFPKVMEGLEAAGHGDADVIIRMTGCPNGCARSTSSEIGLVGKGPGRYVIHTGGCYNGTRINEILLPVVKEEDVIPNLAGLLDLWKAQRAEGERFGDWSKKVGVDSLREMLETQLGAKA; translated from the coding sequence ATGGCCAATCTTATCGAAAGCCAGGGCGACCTGGAGCAATTGTCCGGCACCGAGACCTTCAAGGCGCGCAGCGGCGGCCTGTACGGCCCCATTGCGGAGGACCTGGCGTCGCCCGCGGACCACTTTTCCGAAGAGAGCGTGCAGATCCTCAAGCACCATGGGTCGTACCAGCAGGACAACCGGGACACGCGCAAGGCGCGGCAGAAGGAAGGTTTGGATAAGGAGTATTACATGATGCTCCGCACCAAGTTTCCCGGGGGCGACCTGACGGCGGAGCAGTTCCTCTTCTGCCTGGACATGGCCGCGAAATATGGCCAGGACGACTTCCGCGTGACGTCGCGCCAGGACTTCCAGTTCCACGGGGTGATCAAGAAGAATTTCCGTCCGCTGATTGCCGATCTGAACAAGCTGGCGAAGATCACGACGGTCGGCGGATGCGGCGATGTGGTGCGCAATACGATGGCGAATCCGGTGGCGGACATCGACCTGCGCTACAAGGACTGCGGCGCGGACCTGATCAAGATGGCGCACGACATTGCGACGGCGACGCTGCCAAAGAGCAAGGCGTATTACGACCTGTGGCTCAACGATGAAAAGGCGACGGTGATGCCGGACGGCACGGTGCAGTTTGTGGAGAACCTGCGCGAGGAAGTCCCGGACGAGCTTTATGGCAAGCAGTACCTGCCGCGGAAGTTCAAGATCGGCGTCGGCGTGGACTTCGACAACAGCTCGGACCTGTACACGCAGGACGTAGGCATTATGGGCGTCACGGAAAACGGGCGCATCGCCGGCTACGAGATTCTGGCGGGCGGCGGCCTGGGCTATTCGCACACCAAGGCGAACACCTACGCGCGCGCAGGCTCGCACGTGGCGTTTGTGTCGCAGGACGAGGTGCTCGACATTGTGCTGGCGATCGTGAAGGTCCAGCGGGATTACGGCGACCGCACGGACCGGAAGCAGGCGCGCCTGAAGTACACGATCGACCGGATGGGGGTGGACGCGTTCATCGAGAAGATATACGAATACGCTGGCAAGACTTTTGCGCCGGCGCGCAACGTGAAGCCCTGGGACCAGCCGGACTATCTGGGCTGGCACAAGCAGATCCAGCCCGGCCTGAACTACGTGGGCGTCTGGGTGGAGAATGGGCGCGTGAAGGATTTTCCCGGCAGCTTCCAGTTCAAGTCCGGGCTGCGCGCGGTGGTGGAGCGATTCAAGACGGCGGTCCGGGTAACGGCGCACCACAACCTGGTGCTGGCGAATATCCCGGATGCCGACGTGGACGCGGTGCAGGCGATGCTGGATGAGTACATGCTGCCGACGGACCAGGGCATCTCGACGGTGCGGCGGCTGGAGATGGCGTGCCCGGCGCTGCCGCTCTGCGGGCTGGCGCTTTCGGAGGCGGAGCGGTATTTCCCCAAGGTCATGGAAGGCCTGGAAGCGGCGGGCCACGGCGACGCGGACGTGATCATCCGCATGACCGGCTGCCCGAACGGCTGCGCGCGATCGACGAGTTCCGAGATCGGGCTCGTGGGCAAGGGCCCGGGCCGCTACGTGATTCACACGGGCGGCTGCTACAACGGCACGCGGATCAATGAAATTCTCCTTCCCGTGGTGAAGGAGGAGGACGTGATCCCGAACCTGGCCGGGCTGCTGGACCTGTGGAAGGCGCAGCGCGCCGAGGGCGAGCGCTTCGGCGACTGGTCCAAAAAGGTGGGCGTGGATTCACTGCGCGAAATGCTGGAAACGCAACTGGGCGCGAAAGCGTAA
- the cobA gene encoding uroporphyrinogen-III C-methyltransferase — protein MSSGKVYLVGAGPGDPGLLTLRGRQCLDVADAVVYDALVNPVLLDHAPRAERVYVGKKSDRHSLPQAEIQRILVDYARRGLNVVRLKGGDPFVFGRGGEEALALVAAGIPFEVVPGITAGLAAAAYAGIPVTHRGLAAGVTLVTGHLSGEEKALDIDFARLSPGNTLVFYMGVAALPRIREGLRANGWRDDTPCAVVEWGTYARQRTVSGTLADIERRVAEAGIEAPAVIIAGAVAGLREKLAWFESRPLFELRVAVTHSSRGNESLEGRLRALGADVFVCPTVEVQQESRPEGIEELGGYDWIVLASANAARSVFAALDAAGRDARYLGGVKICAVGASTLAALEQRYLRADATPGNYTPEAAVAAMEALGSLAGSRVLIPRADVARASLAGALEARGAAVTETVAYHMELPAGAAGAMSGLVEFKPGLVVFTNAAAVRNLSELLSAEEMAALTREAAVASIGPVTSRAAEAAGFRVAVEPGLHDVAHLVEAVCGWWSGKEG, from the coding sequence ATGTCTTCTGGAAAAGTGTATCTTGTGGGCGCCGGTCCCGGCGATCCCGGATTGTTGACCCTGCGCGGCCGCCAGTGCCTGGACGTGGCCGACGCGGTCGTGTATGACGCGCTGGTGAATCCGGTTCTGCTGGATCATGCTCCCCGGGCGGAGCGGGTGTATGTGGGGAAGAAATCCGACCGGCACAGCCTGCCGCAGGCGGAAATCCAGCGGATACTGGTGGATTACGCGCGCCGCGGGCTCAACGTGGTGCGCCTGAAGGGCGGGGATCCGTTTGTGTTCGGGCGGGGCGGGGAGGAGGCGCTGGCCTTGGTGGCGGCGGGAATTCCCTTCGAAGTGGTTCCAGGCATCACGGCGGGGCTGGCGGCGGCGGCCTATGCGGGCATTCCGGTGACCCATCGCGGGCTGGCGGCGGGCGTGACGCTGGTTACAGGCCACCTGTCCGGCGAGGAGAAGGCGCTGGATATTGATTTCGCGCGGCTGAGTCCCGGAAACACACTGGTTTTTTACATGGGCGTGGCGGCGCTGCCGCGCATCCGCGAGGGGCTGCGGGCGAATGGCTGGCGGGATGACACGCCCTGCGCGGTGGTGGAGTGGGGCACGTACGCGCGGCAGCGCACCGTTTCCGGGACACTGGCGGACATCGAGCGCCGGGTCGCGGAGGCCGGGATCGAGGCGCCGGCTGTGATTATCGCGGGGGCGGTGGCGGGCCTGCGCGAAAAGCTCGCGTGGTTCGAGTCGCGGCCGCTGTTTGAGCTTCGCGTGGCGGTGACGCACTCCTCGCGCGGGAACGAATCGCTGGAGGGGCGCCTGCGGGCGCTGGGGGCGGATGTGTTTGTGTGTCCGACGGTGGAGGTGCAGCAGGAGTCGAGGCCCGAGGGGATCGAGGAACTGGGGGGATATGACTGGATCGTGCTGGCGAGCGCGAACGCCGCGCGGAGCGTGTTCGCGGCGCTGGACGCGGCGGGGCGCGACGCGCGATATCTTGGCGGGGTGAAGATTTGCGCGGTGGGGGCCTCGACGCTCGCGGCATTGGAACAGCGGTATCTGCGGGCCGATGCGACGCCCGGGAATTATACGCCCGAAGCCGCAGTGGCTGCGATGGAGGCGCTGGGCTCGCTGGCGGGGTCGCGGGTGCTGATTCCCCGGGCGGACGTCGCGCGGGCGTCGCTGGCGGGCGCGCTGGAAGCCCGGGGCGCGGCGGTGACGGAGACGGTGGCGTACCACATGGAGCTACCGGCTGGCGCGGCGGGGGCGATGTCGGGGCTGGTGGAATTCAAGCCGGGACTGGTGGTCTTTACGAACGCGGCGGCCGTGCGGAATTTGAGTGAGCTGCTTTCGGCGGAAGAGATGGCGGCGCTAACGCGGGAGGCCGCGGTGGCGTCGATCGGGCCGGTGACGAGCCGCGCGGCGGAGGCGGCGGGGTTCCGCGTGGCGGTGGAGCCGGGGCTGCATGATGTGGCGCATTTGGTCGAGGCGGTTTGTGGTTGGTGGAGTGGGAAGGAAGGGTGA
- a CDS encoding carboxypeptidase regulatory-like domain-containing protein gives MTLVTFSGLSFTLAFVFAATAPENGAIEIHRAPLVLDSAAEPVTLSGVVADGSGAPLAGAAVRWWEYERPEGLRNLDQRPAAEAREDGSFSVTLPRADIRYMVQFDAPGFETATVSHFGPPATVRATLQPRPGDPERVSRVTGQISLDGAPTAGTVILRTRADAHDRSIASDSTGSFQFDVPFQRDPRAVVHAAAAGLVSAYRNPMPGAKPMALELGDPGVLQGQVVDVGEDAPIPGCQVLLITGYAGVPFRTTESDGEGRFRVEGLPPGPYRVRITHPRYYDSTSNGKTRLEPSLDVEAGKSTAYRATLTPKTEISGVVLDASGRPVAGAWVGMEPRISIRSDGHNPLERVVELPAAVVKSDEAGRFSLYTHRNAITSAIEAYHPLAGIARESIQIPGAGGSIQNAEVQLSGVFRLRGFVAGDSGEPIPGVRMGAMTSGEDGQFDSGIVAVPDLEDGALPLNVVAPRPAPDQSTGARTASTETYYLHRTLSLQPAPGEQLAIEVALRPTRTLALHGVVTDADGNPVTDAELSVKPWDTHSYGWIPRDGASRSILTGSAPHGFPDPTPSLGYRTRSDRDGAWRLLFPLETPISLLASHARQGGGPEGRANMSLLLAQRGVEATLRAAHRERGLEITTYLRDLATVPDKYEIALNFDAPQAQPESFIRARVVDDKNDPIEGVEWSTPARGGTETVRTGPDGMLVLERQRQNRITLQTEGWTIISPEPAPPAMIDFKFVEGPQPHTIVLARLGGVEFHFHHPGGAPADAYVTLGGERADSDRDRDTGVVRARGLHAGQHKFTITTREGFRIDHTTVVPPGKTVTERIEIPEADCTVVCQLRGPDGAPQPGLSVELTGPDYVTSERSDADGRVTFHAPPGIYALTAMRDGIPCVASGHGVAVEVARGQRELSVELPVTPPPPGDANSDHGRPACLTVQLAAQNTAMAAGILLTLKSRAEAQVKWTGVTDQTGYHTFENILPGTYELSFEPGGALIEEWVYTLPVEPESRRIHRIPLNEGHTVQGYARGIIPDNDTSIMLVSHVAGLTVRAKPGADGGFWFDHVPAGPATLFVHHNATSQRLTRAINVGPALPPLHIDRPEIARRE, from the coding sequence ATGACACTCGTCACATTCTCCGGCCTTTCATTTACGCTCGCGTTTGTGTTCGCGGCAACGGCGCCAGAAAACGGCGCGATCGAAATCCATCGCGCGCCACTCGTGCTGGATTCCGCCGCGGAGCCGGTCACCCTCTCCGGCGTCGTGGCCGACGGCTCTGGCGCCCCCCTGGCGGGCGCGGCGGTGCGCTGGTGGGAGTACGAGCGCCCGGAAGGCCTCCGCAACCTCGATCAGCGCCCGGCAGCGGAAGCGCGGGAGGATGGGAGCTTCTCCGTGACTCTCCCGCGCGCCGATATCCGCTACATGGTGCAGTTCGACGCGCCCGGCTTCGAAACGGCCACGGTTTCCCACTTCGGGCCGCCCGCGACCGTTCGCGCGACGCTGCAACCACGGCCGGGGGATCCTGAACGTGTCTCTCGCGTCACGGGCCAAATCAGTCTGGATGGCGCACCGACCGCCGGGACAGTAATCCTCCGAACGCGGGCAGATGCGCACGATCGCTCGATTGCATCCGATTCTACGGGTTCTTTCCAGTTCGACGTTCCCTTCCAACGAGATCCGCGCGCCGTGGTTCACGCGGCCGCGGCAGGCCTGGTATCGGCCTACCGCAATCCAATGCCCGGCGCAAAGCCTATGGCGCTGGAACTTGGGGACCCGGGCGTCCTCCAAGGCCAGGTGGTGGACGTTGGTGAAGATGCACCGATCCCGGGATGCCAGGTTCTTTTGATCACGGGCTACGCGGGCGTCCCGTTTCGCACCACCGAAAGTGATGGCGAAGGCCGTTTCCGCGTGGAAGGGCTGCCCCCGGGGCCGTATCGCGTACGCATCACCCATCCGCGATACTACGATTCTACCAGCAATGGCAAGACCCGTCTCGAGCCTTCGCTTGACGTGGAGGCTGGTAAGAGCACGGCCTACCGCGCCACGCTGACGCCCAAGACGGAAATCTCCGGCGTCGTGCTGGACGCCAGCGGACGCCCGGTCGCCGGCGCCTGGGTGGGGATGGAACCGCGCATTTCGATCCGTTCGGACGGGCACAATCCGCTAGAACGCGTGGTCGAGTTGCCCGCGGCCGTCGTGAAATCGGATGAGGCGGGGCGCTTCTCGCTCTACACCCACCGAAACGCCATCACCAGCGCGATCGAGGCCTACCATCCGCTCGCGGGTATCGCGCGGGAGTCCATCCAGATCCCCGGCGCCGGCGGGAGCATCCAGAATGCCGAAGTACAGCTCTCCGGCGTCTTCCGGCTCCGCGGATTCGTGGCGGGTGATTCTGGCGAACCGATTCCGGGCGTCCGAATGGGCGCGATGACGTCCGGCGAAGACGGCCAGTTCGATTCCGGCATAGTCGCCGTGCCGGATCTGGAGGATGGCGCGTTGCCGCTCAACGTGGTCGCGCCGCGACCGGCGCCCGATCAGTCGACCGGCGCGCGAACCGCTTCAACCGAGACGTACTACCTGCACCGCACTCTGTCGCTCCAGCCGGCGCCTGGCGAACAGCTCGCCATTGAAGTCGCCTTGCGACCGACCCGTACCCTGGCGTTGCATGGCGTTGTCACCGACGCCGACGGCAACCCCGTAACGGATGCGGAGCTCTCCGTGAAGCCCTGGGATACCCACTCGTATGGCTGGATACCCCGGGACGGCGCGAGCCGCTCAATCCTCACGGGATCCGCGCCCCACGGCTTCCCGGATCCCACACCGAGCCTCGGCTACCGGACGCGCTCGGACCGCGACGGCGCATGGCGTCTGCTGTTTCCGCTGGAGACCCCAATCAGCCTTCTGGCATCGCACGCGCGGCAGGGAGGCGGGCCGGAAGGGCGCGCTAACATGTCCCTGCTGCTTGCACAACGGGGCGTGGAAGCCACGCTCCGCGCGGCGCACCGGGAACGCGGGCTGGAAATCACCACCTACCTGCGCGACCTGGCCACCGTGCCCGACAAGTACGAAATCGCGCTGAATTTCGATGCTCCGCAGGCCCAGCCGGAGTCATTCATCCGAGCGCGGGTCGTTGACGACAAAAACGACCCGATAGAGGGCGTCGAATGGTCCACGCCTGCCCGCGGAGGCACGGAAACCGTTCGAACCGGTCCAGACGGAATGCTGGTCCTGGAACGCCAGCGGCAAAACCGCATTACATTGCAAACCGAAGGCTGGACGATCATCTCGCCCGAACCCGCCCCCCCCGCAATGATCGACTTCAAGTTCGTGGAGGGGCCGCAGCCTCACACCATCGTCCTCGCGCGGCTGGGCGGCGTCGAGTTTCATTTCCACCACCCGGGCGGAGCGCCGGCGGACGCGTATGTGACGCTGGGCGGGGAACGCGCGGATAGCGACCGCGACAGGGATACGGGTGTTGTACGCGCCCGCGGGTTGCACGCGGGCCAGCACAAGTTCACCATCACCACCCGGGAGGGATTCCGCATAGACCACACCACCGTCGTACCTCCGGGCAAGACGGTGACGGAGCGTATCGAGATTCCAGAGGCTGACTGCACGGTCGTCTGCCAACTCCGCGGGCCGGACGGCGCGCCACAGCCCGGTCTGAGCGTCGAACTGACGGGGCCAGACTACGTGACGAGCGAGCGCAGCGACGCCGATGGCCGCGTCACGTTTCACGCGCCGCCGGGCATCTACGCGCTGACCGCCATGCGCGACGGGATCCCGTGCGTCGCCAGTGGCCACGGCGTGGCCGTCGAAGTGGCGCGCGGCCAGCGCGAACTGTCGGTGGAACTGCCCGTCACCCCGCCACCGCCCGGCGACGCGAACTCCGATCACGGCCGTCCCGCGTGCCTCACGGTTCAACTTGCCGCACAGAACACCGCTATGGCCGCGGGCATCCTGCTTACGCTCAAATCGCGGGCGGAGGCCCAGGTCAAATGGACCGGCGTCACCGACCAAACGGGATACCACACCTTCGAAAACATCCTGCCGGGGACCTACGAACTCAGCTTCGAACCTGGCGGAGCATTGATCGAGGAGTGGGTATATACCCTCCCCGTGGAGCCGGAGTCCAGACGCATCCACCGCATTCCCCTCAACGAGGGCCACACGGTCCAGGGTTACGCGCGCGGCATTATTCCCGACAATGACACATCCATTATGCTTGTTTCCCACGTGGCCGGCTTGACCGTGCGCGCGAAACCCGGGGCGGACGGCGGCTTCTGGTTCGACCACGTCCCGGCGGGCCCCGCGACCCTCTTCGTGCACCACAATGCAACCAGCCAGCGGCTGACCCGCGCGATCAACGTGGGGCCGGCTCTGCCGCCGCTCCACATCGATCGCCCGGAAATCGCGCGACGCGAGTAG
- a CDS encoding M48 family metallopeptidase — protein sequence MNTMKNWVLFLCVAVGVLAGLPSAAQEAAPAVEGVAAEAGAHEPVPVPEADELTMRRYRSGNVVWAVNQAIGLGLPLLFLFAGWSMGLRNVAARWGRKWFFIVVIYFVLFNLAISILCLPWSFYVEYVREHAYGLSNQTLGKWIKDTAISIGLGSVTGLAFIWIPFLLLKKSPKRWWLYTGLLLLPFLIFQVFITPIWIAPLFNTFGPMKDQALEEKILALASRAGIDGANVFEVEKSEDTKAVNAYVTGFMGSKRIVLWDTAIEKLAEDELLFVMGHEMGHYVLNHVARFIVLAFFATFAALYLIHRLSGALLRRFGDRWGVHELSDIASLPLILFMMTAFTLVVMPVLFGITRYHEREADRFGIELTRLNRPAATGFVTLQKENLANPNPGWFFMLWRSSHPSIAQRIEFFNTYRPWETGAPLRYGAYFDREE from the coding sequence ATGAACACGATGAAAAACTGGGTATTGTTTCTATGCGTTGCCGTTGGCGTGCTGGCCGGTTTGCCTTCCGCCGCGCAGGAGGCCGCGCCGGCGGTGGAGGGCGTTGCCGCCGAGGCGGGGGCGCACGAGCCCGTGCCCGTTCCGGAGGCCGACGAACTCACGATGCGGCGCTACCGATCGGGCAATGTGGTGTGGGCCGTGAACCAGGCGATTGGCTTGGGGCTGCCGCTGTTGTTTTTGTTTGCGGGGTGGTCGATGGGGCTGCGGAATGTAGCGGCGCGCTGGGGGCGGAAGTGGTTCTTTATCGTTGTCATCTATTTCGTCCTGTTCAACTTGGCGATTTCAATTCTGTGCTTGCCGTGGTCTTTCTATGTAGAGTATGTGCGTGAGCACGCGTATGGGCTCTCGAATCAGACCCTTGGTAAATGGATCAAGGACACGGCCATCTCGATTGGGCTTGGGAGCGTTACCGGTCTTGCGTTTATCTGGATTCCTTTCTTGCTGTTGAAGAAAAGCCCGAAGCGCTGGTGGTTGTATACGGGGCTGCTGCTGCTTCCCTTTCTAATCTTCCAGGTGTTCATTACGCCGATCTGGATCGCGCCGCTGTTCAACACCTTCGGCCCGATGAAGGATCAGGCGCTGGAAGAGAAGATTCTCGCGCTGGCGTCGCGCGCGGGCATAGACGGGGCGAACGTGTTTGAGGTGGAGAAGAGCGAGGACACCAAGGCGGTGAACGCGTACGTGACCGGGTTCATGGGGAGTAAGCGCATCGTGCTGTGGGACACCGCGATCGAAAAGCTTGCGGAAGACGAGCTGCTCTTTGTCATGGGCCACGAGATGGGGCACTACGTGCTGAACCACGTGGCGCGTTTCATCGTGCTCGCTTTTTTCGCCACGTTCGCCGCGCTCTACCTGATACACCGGCTGTCGGGCGCGCTCTTGCGCCGCTTCGGTGATCGCTGGGGCGTGCACGAGCTCTCCGACATCGCGTCGCTGCCGCTGATACTGTTCATGATGACCGCGTTCACGTTGGTGGTGATGCCGGTGCTCTTCGGCATCACGCGCTACCACGAACGCGAGGCCGATCGCTTCGGCATCGAGCTGACCCGCCTGAACCGGCCCGCCGCGACCGGTTTCGTGACCTTGCAAAAGGAAAACCTGGCCAACCCGAACCCCGGCTGGTTCTTCATGCTGTGGCGGAGCAGCCACCCGAGCATCGCGCAGCGGATTGAGTTCTTCAACACCTACCGGCCCTGGGAGACGGGCGCGCCGTTGCGGTACGGGGCGTATTTCGACCGCGAGGAGTAG
- a CDS encoding lysophospholipid acyltransferase family protein: protein MKLPDLQYSSPVAYSRKQRAQLAVIPPIVVNLLKGILHTCRHEVRGEQYLLQTREPRGRAIVGIWHETATYALYLHRGSNFHSASSFSFDGELAARLTAGFDIECLRGSTSRGGAGLLRQLEKALELVECVGLTMDGPRGPRRQAQPGLAILSARTGVPVVPLAAAVSRSWRLRTWDRMAVPRPFSRVIHAYAPPIPPAESMDREVIEDRRQRIQDALNELHAKIEAELGDPQPGFSGTVES, encoded by the coding sequence GTGAAACTGCCGGACCTCCAATACAGCTCGCCGGTGGCGTATTCCCGCAAGCAGCGGGCCCAGCTTGCCGTCATCCCGCCCATCGTTGTCAATCTTCTGAAGGGTATCCTCCACACCTGCCGCCACGAAGTCCGTGGTGAACAATACCTCCTCCAGACCCGCGAGCCCCGCGGCCGCGCCATCGTCGGCATCTGGCACGAGACCGCCACCTACGCGCTGTATCTCCACCGCGGTTCCAACTTTCACTCCGCATCCAGCTTCAGCTTCGACGGCGAACTCGCCGCGCGCCTCACCGCCGGCTTCGACATCGAGTGCCTCCGCGGTTCCACTTCCCGGGGCGGCGCCGGCCTGCTGCGCCAGCTCGAAAAGGCCCTCGAACTCGTGGAATGCGTCGGCCTCACCATGGACGGCCCCCGGGGACCACGCCGCCAGGCGCAGCCCGGCCTCGCCATCCTCTCCGCGCGCACCGGCGTCCCCGTCGTGCCCCTGGCCGCCGCCGTCAGCCGTAGCTGGCGCTTGCGCACCTGGGATCGCATGGCCGTGCCCAGGCCCTTCTCGCGGGTCATCCACGCCTACGCGCCGCCGATACCGCCCGCCGAATCCATGGACCGCGAGGTGATCGAAGACCGGCGTCAGCGTATACAGGACGCGCTGAACGAGTTACACGCGAAGATTGAAGCCGAATTGGGTGATCCGCAGCCAGGATTCTCCGGAACCGTCGAAAGCTGA
- a CDS encoding 2-dehydropantoate 2-reductase, with protein MKVAVVGPGALGCLFAGRLAESGVRTVLVDHDPRRADRLARNGIVIEHAGEPRAVNVAVTARIPAGQDLIVVLTKSHCTGQLKLPPDGPVLTLQNGLGNVEMLCALAGSARVLAGATSEAATLIAEGHTRHVAEGLTSIGAWTSCDPHAAALLLNSAGFNTRVTESPGQLLWEKLAICAGINPLTAILDLPNGRLLDLKDTRQLMRDLVVEAVKVAATEGYRFEHSIVETAESVCEATRENISSMLQDVRAGKRTEIEAISGEVLRRAQLASLPTPRTRVIYQIIKALEQR; from the coding sequence ATGAAGGTAGCCGTCGTAGGACCGGGTGCGCTGGGCTGTCTCTTTGCCGGGCGACTGGCGGAGAGCGGTGTCCGGACCGTGCTCGTCGATCACGACCCGAGACGCGCGGACCGCCTCGCGCGAAACGGGATCGTGATCGAGCATGCCGGCGAGCCGCGCGCGGTGAACGTCGCCGTGACGGCCCGGATCCCCGCCGGCCAGGATTTGATCGTTGTGTTGACCAAGTCCCACTGTACGGGCCAGCTCAAGCTTCCGCCCGACGGGCCCGTGCTCACCCTGCAAAACGGCCTCGGCAATGTGGAGATGCTCTGCGCGCTCGCGGGCAGCGCCCGTGTGCTCGCCGGCGCCACCTCGGAAGCCGCCACGCTCATCGCCGAGGGCCACACGCGCCACGTCGCCGAGGGTCTCACCAGTATCGGGGCCTGGACCTCGTGCGACCCGCATGCCGCCGCGCTGTTGCTCAATTCCGCCGGTTTCAACACCCGGGTCACCGAGTCGCCCGGGCAGCTGCTCTGGGAGAAGCTTGCGATTTGCGCCGGAATCAATCCGCTTACCGCCATACTCGATCTCCCCAACGGACGCCTGCTCGATCTCAAGGATACGCGCCAGCTCATGCGCGATCTCGTCGTCGAGGCCGTCAAGGTGGCCGCCACGGAGGGGTATCGATTCGAGCACAGTATCGTGGAAACGGCCGAATCCGTCTGTGAAGCGACGCGAGAGAACATTTCCAGTATGTTGCAGGATGTACGCGCCGGAAAGCGTACCGAGATCGAGGCCATCAGCGGCGAAGTGTTGCGCCGGGCCCAGCTGGCCTCGCTCCCCACCCCGCGCACGCGCGTTATTTACCAGATCATCAAGGCGCTCGAGCAGCGGTGA